From Lytechinus variegatus isolate NC3 chromosome 16, Lvar_3.0, whole genome shotgun sequence, the proteins below share one genomic window:
- the LOC121429713 gene encoding RNA-binding motif protein, X chromosome-like isoform X11: MPAAVKDSPNKVFVSNIPKTWDDAKLESLFVKFGKISQVNLMKHRETGESRGFGFITYESEEDANDAIQGMNGKDIEGVELKVDAALKSLHSGGGAGGERGGRGGFRGRGGPRGRGGPLLRGGPMGGGFSPRGGPRGGFMPRGRGGPFRGGMGGEEGGSRGRGRFDGPPRGGPPRGGPRGGMRGSPRGAPRGAPRGAPRGRGGPGRPLIDRPPMEEMDQDAGFNGPRGTRPLLGKEPLLQDPGAPDYHQAREPMGHPAERAPEGYRGGGYPERGLLPTRQAQWDEAPVRREQERPRSSFPPEREAGYGGRGGAGAAPASQYGEESYGGARGGGAGRGAVQEEYGQQSRGGGGAYDYAESRPARAEYGAASAAAADPYRSRAPYGANSEPTPARQTRESYGERDYAPQARSADPYGAAPSAAASRGYGAREPALPRDAPMSREAPRGRDPMAARDYAPPVRGQRDYAEPARREETVGDYARGGFAEERQASSFSSRTYDEYEKASSRGYGAASDSYGSARDPAGSSSSSRSAFSSRDQYPSGRGDRAEKPGYGDSYRTAPQSSYGGRSAPADRNGGGRPYSRY; encoded by the exons ATGCCTGCTGCAGTTAAAGACTCGCCAAACAAGGTCTTTGTGAGCAACATTCCTAAGACATGGGACGATGCGAAATTAGAATCATTATTTGTCAAGTTCGGCAAAATATCCCAAG TAAACTTGATGAAACACAGAGAGACCGGAGAATCTAGAGGATTTGGCTTCATCACATATGAAAGCGAGGAGGATGCAAATGATGCTATACAGGGAATGAATGGAaag GATATTGAAGGAGTGGAGCTGAAAGTAGATGCTGCCCTCAAGTCTCTACACTCAGGAGGAGGAGCCGGTGGTGAAAGGGGAGGCAGAGGGGGCTTCAGAGGAAGAGGAGGCCCAAG AGGAAGGGGAGGACCTCTTCTGCGTGGGGGTCCAATGGGGGGCGGGTTCTCCCCAAGAGGCGGACCAAGGGGTGGCTTCATGCCAAGGGGGCGTGGCGGCCCATTCAGAGGAGGTATGGGAGGTGAAGAAGGAGGAAGTCGAGGGCGTGGTCGATTTGATGGACCACCACGAGGCGGACCACCTAGGGGCGGACCAAGGGGTGGTATGAGAGGGTCACCAAGGGGTGCGCCTAGAGGAGCACCCAGGGGGGCACCAAGGGGACGAGGTGGGCCAGGAAG ACCACTGATCGACAGACCTCCCATGGAAGAAATGGACCAAGACGCAGGGTTCAACGGGCCCAGGGGAACCAGACCTCTACTTGGTAAAG AGCCCCTTTTACAAGATCCTGGAGCACCAGATTACCATCAAGCTCGGGAACCCATGGGACATCCCGCCGAGAGAGCCCCAGAAGGATATCGCG GTGGCGGATACCCCGAACGAGGTTTACTTCCAACTCGCCAAGCACAGTGGGACGAGGCACCTGTGAGAAGAGAACagg AGCGCCCTCGCTCTTCCTTCCCTCCAGAGCGTGAAGCAGGCTATGGCGGCCGTGGTGGCGCTGGTGCTGCTCCTGCTTCCCAGTATGGAGAAGAGAGCTATG GTGGAGCCCGAGGTGGAGGCGCTGGACGTGGTGCCGTCCAGGAGGAGTACGGCCAGCAGAGCCGTGGAGGAGGAGGAGCCTATGACTACGCCGAGTCCAGGCCTGCCAGGGCAGAGTATGGGGCTGCTTCAGCTGCTGCCGCTGATCCGTACCGCTCCAGGGCTCCCTATGGAGCCAACAGTGAACCAACTCCAGCTCGCCAAACCAGAGAAAG TTACGGCGAGCGTGACTACGCGCCTCAAGCTCGAAGCGCCGACCCCTACGGTGCTGCTCCATCGGCTGCAGCATCTCGAGGATACGGAGCCAGGGAGCCTGCCCTCCCCCGTGATGCACCCATGTCCCGTGAAGCACCAAGGGGACGCGACCCAATGGCCGCCCGGGACTACGCCCCTCCTGTCCGTGGCCAGAGGGACTATGCTGAACCGGCTAGGCGGGAAGAGACTGTAGGGGATTACGCCAGGGGAGGCTTTGCAGAGGAAAGACAAGCATCTTCCTTTTCCTCAAGAACCTATGATGAATATG AGAAAGCCAGTAGCCGGGGATATGGTGCTGCCTCAGACAGCTATGGCTCTGCCAGGGACCCTGCTG GAAGCTCATCCAGTTCAAGATCAGCCTTTTCCTCTCGCGATCAGTACCCAAGTGGGCGTGGCGATCGTGCCGAAAAGCCCGGGTACGGTGACTCTTACAGAACCGCACCCCAATCCTCCTACGGGGGCCGCTCTGCCCCCGCCGATAGAAATGGGGGCGGCCGCCCTTACAGCCGTTACTAG
- the LOC121429713 gene encoding RNA-binding motif protein, X chromosome-like isoform X9: MPAAVKDSPNKVFVSNIPKTWDDAKLESLFVKFGKISQVNLMKHRETGESRGFGFITYESEEDANDAIQGMNGKDIEGVELKVDAALKSLHSGGGAGGERGGRGGFRGRGGPRGRGGPLLRGGPMGGGFSPRGGPRGGFMPRGRGGPFRGGMGGEEGGSRGRGRFDGPPRGGPPRGGPRGGMRGSPRGAPRGAPRGAPRGRGGPGRPLIDRPPMEEMDQDAGFNGPRGTRPLLGKEPLLQDPGAPDYHQAREPMGHPAERAPEGYRDLPRHRPDMNQDRLQPWAGHGRNEPLMREREARAPPQMERHAERPRSSFPPEREAGYGGRGGAGAAPASQYGEESYGGARGGGAGRGAVQEEYGQQSRGGGGAYDYAESRPARAEYGAASAAAADPYRSRAPYGANSEPTPARQTRESYGERDYAPQARSADPYGAAPSAAASRGYGAREPALPRDAPMSREAPRGRDPMAARDYAPPVRGQRDYAEPARREETVGDYARGGFAEERQASSFSSRTYDEYEKASSRGYGAASDSYGSARDPAGSSSSSRSAFSSRDQYPSGRGDRAEKPGYGDSYRTAPQSSYGGRSAPADRNGGGRPYSRY; this comes from the exons ATGCCTGCTGCAGTTAAAGACTCGCCAAACAAGGTCTTTGTGAGCAACATTCCTAAGACATGGGACGATGCGAAATTAGAATCATTATTTGTCAAGTTCGGCAAAATATCCCAAG TAAACTTGATGAAACACAGAGAGACCGGAGAATCTAGAGGATTTGGCTTCATCACATATGAAAGCGAGGAGGATGCAAATGATGCTATACAGGGAATGAATGGAaag GATATTGAAGGAGTGGAGCTGAAAGTAGATGCTGCCCTCAAGTCTCTACACTCAGGAGGAGGAGCCGGTGGTGAAAGGGGAGGCAGAGGGGGCTTCAGAGGAAGAGGAGGCCCAAG AGGAAGGGGAGGACCTCTTCTGCGTGGGGGTCCAATGGGGGGCGGGTTCTCCCCAAGAGGCGGACCAAGGGGTGGCTTCATGCCAAGGGGGCGTGGCGGCCCATTCAGAGGAGGTATGGGAGGTGAAGAAGGAGGAAGTCGAGGGCGTGGTCGATTTGATGGACCACCACGAGGCGGACCACCTAGGGGCGGACCAAGGGGTGGTATGAGAGGGTCACCAAGGGGTGCGCCTAGAGGAGCACCCAGGGGGGCACCAAGGGGACGAGGTGGGCCAGGAAG ACCACTGATCGACAGACCTCCCATGGAAGAAATGGACCAAGACGCAGGGTTCAACGGGCCCAGGGGAACCAGACCTCTACTTGGTAAAG AGCCCCTTTTACAAGATCCTGGAGCACCAGATTACCATCAAGCTCGGGAACCCATGGGACATCCCGCCGAGAGAGCCCCAGAAGGATATCGCG ATCTGCCCCGGCACAGGCCCGACATGAATCAAGATCGATTGCAGCCGTGGGCCGGCCATGGTCGAAATG AACCCCTCATGCGTGAGAGAGAGGCTAGGGCGCCACCTCAAATGGAGCGTCATGCAG AGCGCCCTCGCTCTTCCTTCCCTCCAGAGCGTGAAGCAGGCTATGGCGGCCGTGGTGGCGCTGGTGCTGCTCCTGCTTCCCAGTATGGAGAAGAGAGCTATG GTGGAGCCCGAGGTGGAGGCGCTGGACGTGGTGCCGTCCAGGAGGAGTACGGCCAGCAGAGCCGTGGAGGAGGAGGAGCCTATGACTACGCCGAGTCCAGGCCTGCCAGGGCAGAGTATGGGGCTGCTTCAGCTGCTGCCGCTGATCCGTACCGCTCCAGGGCTCCCTATGGAGCCAACAGTGAACCAACTCCAGCTCGCCAAACCAGAGAAAG TTACGGCGAGCGTGACTACGCGCCTCAAGCTCGAAGCGCCGACCCCTACGGTGCTGCTCCATCGGCTGCAGCATCTCGAGGATACGGAGCCAGGGAGCCTGCCCTCCCCCGTGATGCACCCATGTCCCGTGAAGCACCAAGGGGACGCGACCCAATGGCCGCCCGGGACTACGCCCCTCCTGTCCGTGGCCAGAGGGACTATGCTGAACCGGCTAGGCGGGAAGAGACTGTAGGGGATTACGCCAGGGGAGGCTTTGCAGAGGAAAGACAAGCATCTTCCTTTTCCTCAAGAACCTATGATGAATATG AGAAAGCCAGTAGCCGGGGATATGGTGCTGCCTCAGACAGCTATGGCTCTGCCAGGGACCCTGCTG GAAGCTCATCCAGTTCAAGATCAGCCTTTTCCTCTCGCGATCAGTACCCAAGTGGGCGTGGCGATCGTGCCGAAAAGCCCGGGTACGGTGACTCTTACAGAACCGCACCCCAATCCTCCTACGGGGGCCGCTCTGCCCCCGCCGATAGAAATGGGGGCGGCCGCCCTTACAGCCGTTACTAG
- the LOC121429713 gene encoding RNA-binding motif protein, X chromosome-like isoform X4 — MPAAVKDSPNKVFVSNIPKTWDDAKLESLFVKFGKISQVNLMKHRETGESRGFGFITYESEEDANDAIQGMNGKDIEGVELKVDAALKSLHSGGGAGGERGGRGGFRGRGGPRGRGGPLLRGGPMGGGFSPRGGPRGGFMPRGRGGPFRGGMGGEEGGSRGRGRFDGPPRGGPPRGGPRGGMRGSPRGAPRGAPRGAPRGRGGPGRPLIDRPPMEEMDQDAGFNGPRGTRPLLGKEPLLQDPGAPDYHQAREPMGHPAERAPEGYRVGGYAEGGLLPTHEAQWDNTVSGEQGGGYSGGLLPTHQAQWDDATEQGGGYPERGLLPTRQAQWDEAPVRREQERPRSSFPPEREAGYGGRGGAGAAPASQYGEESYGGARGGGAGRGAVQEEYGQQSRGGGGAYDYAESRPARAEYGAASAAAADPYRSRAPYGANSEPTPARQTRESYGERDYAPQARSADPYGAAPSAAASRGYGAREPALPRDAPMSREAPRGRDPMAARDYAPPVRGQRDYAEPARREETVGDYARGGFAEERQASSFSSRTYDEYEKASSRGYGAASDSYGSARDPAGSSSSSRSAFSSRDQYPSGRGDRAEKPGYGDSYRTAPQSSYGGRSAPADRNGGGRPYSRY, encoded by the exons ATGCCTGCTGCAGTTAAAGACTCGCCAAACAAGGTCTTTGTGAGCAACATTCCTAAGACATGGGACGATGCGAAATTAGAATCATTATTTGTCAAGTTCGGCAAAATATCCCAAG TAAACTTGATGAAACACAGAGAGACCGGAGAATCTAGAGGATTTGGCTTCATCACATATGAAAGCGAGGAGGATGCAAATGATGCTATACAGGGAATGAATGGAaag GATATTGAAGGAGTGGAGCTGAAAGTAGATGCTGCCCTCAAGTCTCTACACTCAGGAGGAGGAGCCGGTGGTGAAAGGGGAGGCAGAGGGGGCTTCAGAGGAAGAGGAGGCCCAAG AGGAAGGGGAGGACCTCTTCTGCGTGGGGGTCCAATGGGGGGCGGGTTCTCCCCAAGAGGCGGACCAAGGGGTGGCTTCATGCCAAGGGGGCGTGGCGGCCCATTCAGAGGAGGTATGGGAGGTGAAGAAGGAGGAAGTCGAGGGCGTGGTCGATTTGATGGACCACCACGAGGCGGACCACCTAGGGGCGGACCAAGGGGTGGTATGAGAGGGTCACCAAGGGGTGCGCCTAGAGGAGCACCCAGGGGGGCACCAAGGGGACGAGGTGGGCCAGGAAG ACCACTGATCGACAGACCTCCCATGGAAGAAATGGACCAAGACGCAGGGTTCAACGGGCCCAGGGGAACCAGACCTCTACTTGGTAAAG AGCCCCTTTTACAAGATCCTGGAGCACCAGATTACCATCAAGCTCGGGAACCCATGGGACATCCCGCCGAGAGAGCCCCAGAAGGATATCGCG TTGGTGGATACGCCGAAGGGGGACTGCTACCAACACACGAAGCCCAATGGGACAACACTGTCAGCGGAGAGCAGG GTGGAGGTTATTCCGGAGGTTTGCTACCAACGCATCAAGCACAATGGGACGATGCAACCGAGCAGG GTGGCGGATACCCCGAACGAGGTTTACTTCCAACTCGCCAAGCACAGTGGGACGAGGCACCTGTGAGAAGAGAACagg AGCGCCCTCGCTCTTCCTTCCCTCCAGAGCGTGAAGCAGGCTATGGCGGCCGTGGTGGCGCTGGTGCTGCTCCTGCTTCCCAGTATGGAGAAGAGAGCTATG GTGGAGCCCGAGGTGGAGGCGCTGGACGTGGTGCCGTCCAGGAGGAGTACGGCCAGCAGAGCCGTGGAGGAGGAGGAGCCTATGACTACGCCGAGTCCAGGCCTGCCAGGGCAGAGTATGGGGCTGCTTCAGCTGCTGCCGCTGATCCGTACCGCTCCAGGGCTCCCTATGGAGCCAACAGTGAACCAACTCCAGCTCGCCAAACCAGAGAAAG TTACGGCGAGCGTGACTACGCGCCTCAAGCTCGAAGCGCCGACCCCTACGGTGCTGCTCCATCGGCTGCAGCATCTCGAGGATACGGAGCCAGGGAGCCTGCCCTCCCCCGTGATGCACCCATGTCCCGTGAAGCACCAAGGGGACGCGACCCAATGGCCGCCCGGGACTACGCCCCTCCTGTCCGTGGCCAGAGGGACTATGCTGAACCGGCTAGGCGGGAAGAGACTGTAGGGGATTACGCCAGGGGAGGCTTTGCAGAGGAAAGACAAGCATCTTCCTTTTCCTCAAGAACCTATGATGAATATG AGAAAGCCAGTAGCCGGGGATATGGTGCTGCCTCAGACAGCTATGGCTCTGCCAGGGACCCTGCTG GAAGCTCATCCAGTTCAAGATCAGCCTTTTCCTCTCGCGATCAGTACCCAAGTGGGCGTGGCGATCGTGCCGAAAAGCCCGGGTACGGTGACTCTTACAGAACCGCACCCCAATCCTCCTACGGGGGCCGCTCTGCCCCCGCCGATAGAAATGGGGGCGGCCGCCCTTACAGCCGTTACTAG
- the LOC121429713 gene encoding RNA-binding motif protein, X chromosome-like isoform X13, translating to MPAAVKDSPNKVFVSNIPKTWDDAKLESLFVKFGKISQVNLMKHRETGESRGFGFITYESEEDANDAIQGMNGKDIEGVELKVDAALKSLHSGGGAGGERGGRGGFRGRGGPRGRGGPLLRGGPMGGGFSPRGGPRGGFMPRGRGGPFRGGMGGEEGGSRGRGRFDGPPRGGPPRGGPRGGMRGSPRGAPRGAPRGAPRGRGGPGRPLIDRPPMEEMDQDAGFNGPRGTRPLLGKEPLLQDPGAPDYHQAREPMGHPAERAPEGYREPLMREREARAPPQMERHAERPRSSFPPEREAGYGGRGGAGAAPASQYGEESYGGARGGGAGRGAVQEEYGQQSRGGGGAYDYAESRPARAEYGAASAAAADPYRSRAPYGANSEPTPARQTRESYGERDYAPQARSADPYGAAPSAAASRGYGAREPALPRDAPMSREAPRGRDPMAARDYAPPVRGQRDYAEPARREETVGDYARGGFAEERQASSFSSRTYDEYEKASSRGYGAASDSYGSARDPAGSSSSSRSAFSSRDQYPSGRGDRAEKPGYGDSYRTAPQSSYGGRSAPADRNGGGRPYSRY from the exons ATGCCTGCTGCAGTTAAAGACTCGCCAAACAAGGTCTTTGTGAGCAACATTCCTAAGACATGGGACGATGCGAAATTAGAATCATTATTTGTCAAGTTCGGCAAAATATCCCAAG TAAACTTGATGAAACACAGAGAGACCGGAGAATCTAGAGGATTTGGCTTCATCACATATGAAAGCGAGGAGGATGCAAATGATGCTATACAGGGAATGAATGGAaag GATATTGAAGGAGTGGAGCTGAAAGTAGATGCTGCCCTCAAGTCTCTACACTCAGGAGGAGGAGCCGGTGGTGAAAGGGGAGGCAGAGGGGGCTTCAGAGGAAGAGGAGGCCCAAG AGGAAGGGGAGGACCTCTTCTGCGTGGGGGTCCAATGGGGGGCGGGTTCTCCCCAAGAGGCGGACCAAGGGGTGGCTTCATGCCAAGGGGGCGTGGCGGCCCATTCAGAGGAGGTATGGGAGGTGAAGAAGGAGGAAGTCGAGGGCGTGGTCGATTTGATGGACCACCACGAGGCGGACCACCTAGGGGCGGACCAAGGGGTGGTATGAGAGGGTCACCAAGGGGTGCGCCTAGAGGAGCACCCAGGGGGGCACCAAGGGGACGAGGTGGGCCAGGAAG ACCACTGATCGACAGACCTCCCATGGAAGAAATGGACCAAGACGCAGGGTTCAACGGGCCCAGGGGAACCAGACCTCTACTTGGTAAAG AGCCCCTTTTACAAGATCCTGGAGCACCAGATTACCATCAAGCTCGGGAACCCATGGGACATCCCGCCGAGAGAGCCCCAGAAGGATATCGCG AACCCCTCATGCGTGAGAGAGAGGCTAGGGCGCCACCTCAAATGGAGCGTCATGCAG AGCGCCCTCGCTCTTCCTTCCCTCCAGAGCGTGAAGCAGGCTATGGCGGCCGTGGTGGCGCTGGTGCTGCTCCTGCTTCCCAGTATGGAGAAGAGAGCTATG GTGGAGCCCGAGGTGGAGGCGCTGGACGTGGTGCCGTCCAGGAGGAGTACGGCCAGCAGAGCCGTGGAGGAGGAGGAGCCTATGACTACGCCGAGTCCAGGCCTGCCAGGGCAGAGTATGGGGCTGCTTCAGCTGCTGCCGCTGATCCGTACCGCTCCAGGGCTCCCTATGGAGCCAACAGTGAACCAACTCCAGCTCGCCAAACCAGAGAAAG TTACGGCGAGCGTGACTACGCGCCTCAAGCTCGAAGCGCCGACCCCTACGGTGCTGCTCCATCGGCTGCAGCATCTCGAGGATACGGAGCCAGGGAGCCTGCCCTCCCCCGTGATGCACCCATGTCCCGTGAAGCACCAAGGGGACGCGACCCAATGGCCGCCCGGGACTACGCCCCTCCTGTCCGTGGCCAGAGGGACTATGCTGAACCGGCTAGGCGGGAAGAGACTGTAGGGGATTACGCCAGGGGAGGCTTTGCAGAGGAAAGACAAGCATCTTCCTTTTCCTCAAGAACCTATGATGAATATG AGAAAGCCAGTAGCCGGGGATATGGTGCTGCCTCAGACAGCTATGGCTCTGCCAGGGACCCTGCTG GAAGCTCATCCAGTTCAAGATCAGCCTTTTCCTCTCGCGATCAGTACCCAAGTGGGCGTGGCGATCGTGCCGAAAAGCCCGGGTACGGTGACTCTTACAGAACCGCACCCCAATCCTCCTACGGGGGCCGCTCTGCCCCCGCCGATAGAAATGGGGGCGGCCGCCCTTACAGCCGTTACTAG
- the LOC121429713 gene encoding pro-resilin-like isoform X18 gives MPAAVKDSPNKVFVSNIPKTWDDAKLESLFVKFGKISQVNLMKHRETGESRGFGFITYESEEDANDAIQGMNGKDIEGVELKVDAALKSLHSGGGAGGERGGRGGFRGRGGPRGRGGPLLRGGPMGGGFSPRGGPRGGFMPRGRGGPFRGGMGGEEGGSRGRGRFDGPPRGGPPRGGPRGGMRGSPRGAPRGAPRGAPRGRGGPGRPLIDRPPMEEMDQDAGFNGPRGTRPLLGKEPLMREREARAPPQMERHAERPRSSFPPEREAGYGGRGGAGAAPASQYGEESYGGARGGGAGRGAVQEEYGQQSRGGGGAYDYAESRPARAEYGAASAAAADPYRSRAPYGANSEPTPARQTRESYGERDYAPQARSADPYGAAPSAAASRGYGAREPALPRDAPMSREAPRGRDPMAARDYAPPVRGQRDYAEPARREETVGDYARGGFAEERQASSFSSRTYDEYEKASSRGYGAASDSYGSARDPAGSSSSSRSAFSSRDQYPSGRGDRAEKPGYGDSYRTAPQSSYGGRSAPADRNGGGRPYSRY, from the exons ATGCCTGCTGCAGTTAAAGACTCGCCAAACAAGGTCTTTGTGAGCAACATTCCTAAGACATGGGACGATGCGAAATTAGAATCATTATTTGTCAAGTTCGGCAAAATATCCCAAG TAAACTTGATGAAACACAGAGAGACCGGAGAATCTAGAGGATTTGGCTTCATCACATATGAAAGCGAGGAGGATGCAAATGATGCTATACAGGGAATGAATGGAaag GATATTGAAGGAGTGGAGCTGAAAGTAGATGCTGCCCTCAAGTCTCTACACTCAGGAGGAGGAGCCGGTGGTGAAAGGGGAGGCAGAGGGGGCTTCAGAGGAAGAGGAGGCCCAAG AGGAAGGGGAGGACCTCTTCTGCGTGGGGGTCCAATGGGGGGCGGGTTCTCCCCAAGAGGCGGACCAAGGGGTGGCTTCATGCCAAGGGGGCGTGGCGGCCCATTCAGAGGAGGTATGGGAGGTGAAGAAGGAGGAAGTCGAGGGCGTGGTCGATTTGATGGACCACCACGAGGCGGACCACCTAGGGGCGGACCAAGGGGTGGTATGAGAGGGTCACCAAGGGGTGCGCCTAGAGGAGCACCCAGGGGGGCACCAAGGGGACGAGGTGGGCCAGGAAG ACCACTGATCGACAGACCTCCCATGGAAGAAATGGACCAAGACGCAGGGTTCAACGGGCCCAGGGGAACCAGACCTCTACTTGGTAAAG AACCCCTCATGCGTGAGAGAGAGGCTAGGGCGCCACCTCAAATGGAGCGTCATGCAG AGCGCCCTCGCTCTTCCTTCCCTCCAGAGCGTGAAGCAGGCTATGGCGGCCGTGGTGGCGCTGGTGCTGCTCCTGCTTCCCAGTATGGAGAAGAGAGCTATG GTGGAGCCCGAGGTGGAGGCGCTGGACGTGGTGCCGTCCAGGAGGAGTACGGCCAGCAGAGCCGTGGAGGAGGAGGAGCCTATGACTACGCCGAGTCCAGGCCTGCCAGGGCAGAGTATGGGGCTGCTTCAGCTGCTGCCGCTGATCCGTACCGCTCCAGGGCTCCCTATGGAGCCAACAGTGAACCAACTCCAGCTCGCCAAACCAGAGAAAG TTACGGCGAGCGTGACTACGCGCCTCAAGCTCGAAGCGCCGACCCCTACGGTGCTGCTCCATCGGCTGCAGCATCTCGAGGATACGGAGCCAGGGAGCCTGCCCTCCCCCGTGATGCACCCATGTCCCGTGAAGCACCAAGGGGACGCGACCCAATGGCCGCCCGGGACTACGCCCCTCCTGTCCGTGGCCAGAGGGACTATGCTGAACCGGCTAGGCGGGAAGAGACTGTAGGGGATTACGCCAGGGGAGGCTTTGCAGAGGAAAGACAAGCATCTTCCTTTTCCTCAAGAACCTATGATGAATATG AGAAAGCCAGTAGCCGGGGATATGGTGCTGCCTCAGACAGCTATGGCTCTGCCAGGGACCCTGCTG GAAGCTCATCCAGTTCAAGATCAGCCTTTTCCTCTCGCGATCAGTACCCAAGTGGGCGTGGCGATCGTGCCGAAAAGCCCGGGTACGGTGACTCTTACAGAACCGCACCCCAATCCTCCTACGGGGGCCGCTCTGCCCCCGCCGATAGAAATGGGGGCGGCCGCCCTTACAGCCGTTACTAG
- the LOC121429713 gene encoding RNA-binding motif protein, X chromosome-like isoform X10 yields MPAAVKDSPNKVFVSNIPKTWDDAKLESLFVKFGKISQVNLMKHRETGESRGFGFITYESEEDANDAIQGMNGKDIEGVELKVDAALKSLHSGGGAGGERGGRGGFRGRGGPRGRGGPLLRGGPMGGGFSPRGGPRGGFMPRGRGGPFRGGMGGEEGGSRGRGRFDGPPRGGPPRGGPRGGMRGSPRGAPRGAPRGAPRGRGGPGRPLIDRPPMEEMDQDAGFNGPRGTRPLLGKEPLLQDPGAPDYHQAREPMGHPAERAPEGYRGGGYPERGLLPTRQAQWDEAPVRREQAERPRSSFPPEREAGYGGRGGAGAAPASQYGEESYGGARGGGAGRGAVQEEYGQQSRGGGGAYDYAESRPARAEYGAASAAAADPYRSRAPYGANSEPTPARQTRESYGERDYAPQARSADPYGAAPSAAASRGYGAREPALPRDAPMSREAPRGRDPMAARDYAPPVRGQRDYAEPARREETVGDYARGGFAEERQASSFSSRTYDEYEKASSRGYGAASDSYGSARDPAGSSSSSRSAFSSRDQYPSGRGDRAEKPGYGDSYRTAPQSSYGGRSAPADRNGGGRPYSRY; encoded by the exons ATGCCTGCTGCAGTTAAAGACTCGCCAAACAAGGTCTTTGTGAGCAACATTCCTAAGACATGGGACGATGCGAAATTAGAATCATTATTTGTCAAGTTCGGCAAAATATCCCAAG TAAACTTGATGAAACACAGAGAGACCGGAGAATCTAGAGGATTTGGCTTCATCACATATGAAAGCGAGGAGGATGCAAATGATGCTATACAGGGAATGAATGGAaag GATATTGAAGGAGTGGAGCTGAAAGTAGATGCTGCCCTCAAGTCTCTACACTCAGGAGGAGGAGCCGGTGGTGAAAGGGGAGGCAGAGGGGGCTTCAGAGGAAGAGGAGGCCCAAG AGGAAGGGGAGGACCTCTTCTGCGTGGGGGTCCAATGGGGGGCGGGTTCTCCCCAAGAGGCGGACCAAGGGGTGGCTTCATGCCAAGGGGGCGTGGCGGCCCATTCAGAGGAGGTATGGGAGGTGAAGAAGGAGGAAGTCGAGGGCGTGGTCGATTTGATGGACCACCACGAGGCGGACCACCTAGGGGCGGACCAAGGGGTGGTATGAGAGGGTCACCAAGGGGTGCGCCTAGAGGAGCACCCAGGGGGGCACCAAGGGGACGAGGTGGGCCAGGAAG ACCACTGATCGACAGACCTCCCATGGAAGAAATGGACCAAGACGCAGGGTTCAACGGGCCCAGGGGAACCAGACCTCTACTTGGTAAAG AGCCCCTTTTACAAGATCCTGGAGCACCAGATTACCATCAAGCTCGGGAACCCATGGGACATCCCGCCGAGAGAGCCCCAGAAGGATATCGCG GTGGCGGATACCCCGAACGAGGTTTACTTCCAACTCGCCAAGCACAGTGGGACGAGGCACCTGTGAGAAGAGAACagg CAGAGCGCCCTCGCTCTTCCTTCCCTCCAGAGCGTGAAGCAGGCTATGGCGGCCGTGGTGGCGCTGGTGCTGCTCCTGCTTCCCAGTATGGAGAAGAGAGCTATG GTGGAGCCCGAGGTGGAGGCGCTGGACGTGGTGCCGTCCAGGAGGAGTACGGCCAGCAGAGCCGTGGAGGAGGAGGAGCCTATGACTACGCCGAGTCCAGGCCTGCCAGGGCAGAGTATGGGGCTGCTTCAGCTGCTGCCGCTGATCCGTACCGCTCCAGGGCTCCCTATGGAGCCAACAGTGAACCAACTCCAGCTCGCCAAACCAGAGAAAG TTACGGCGAGCGTGACTACGCGCCTCAAGCTCGAAGCGCCGACCCCTACGGTGCTGCTCCATCGGCTGCAGCATCTCGAGGATACGGAGCCAGGGAGCCTGCCCTCCCCCGTGATGCACCCATGTCCCGTGAAGCACCAAGGGGACGCGACCCAATGGCCGCCCGGGACTACGCCCCTCCTGTCCGTGGCCAGAGGGACTATGCTGAACCGGCTAGGCGGGAAGAGACTGTAGGGGATTACGCCAGGGGAGGCTTTGCAGAGGAAAGACAAGCATCTTCCTTTTCCTCAAGAACCTATGATGAATATG AGAAAGCCAGTAGCCGGGGATATGGTGCTGCCTCAGACAGCTATGGCTCTGCCAGGGACCCTGCTG GAAGCTCATCCAGTTCAAGATCAGCCTTTTCCTCTCGCGATCAGTACCCAAGTGGGCGTGGCGATCGTGCCGAAAAGCCCGGGTACGGTGACTCTTACAGAACCGCACCCCAATCCTCCTACGGGGGCCGCTCTGCCCCCGCCGATAGAAATGGGGGCGGCCGCCCTTACAGCCGTTACTAG